In Streptomyces violaceusniger Tu 4113, one DNA window encodes the following:
- a CDS encoding ABC transporter ATP-binding protein, with product MTDEIEAAGALEASGLGKKYRRGWALRDVAFHLPAGRICALVGPNGSGKSTLLSLAAGLLTPTTGTLRVFGQAPSAPAARERVAFVAQDKPLYPRFSVADTLRLGRELNPRWDQKAAERVVEEAEVPLSARVGSLSGGQRTCVALALALGKRADLLLLDEPMSDQDPLRRHRMMGVLMAEAAERGTGVVISTHVLAELDGVCDYLLLMGGGRIRLAGGTDEIQAAHRLVTGPSATGGGTPAALARHTVVETRTTGRQLTALIRPEGTPSGDGWIVTEPSLEEVLLGYLRAPDAPPLLADDTRTAGTEVGA from the coding sequence GTGACCGACGAGATCGAGGCGGCCGGCGCACTGGAGGCGTCCGGGCTGGGCAAGAAGTACCGGCGCGGCTGGGCCCTGAGAGATGTCGCCTTCCACCTGCCCGCCGGGCGGATCTGCGCGCTGGTGGGCCCCAACGGCTCCGGCAAGAGCACCCTGCTGTCCCTCGCCGCCGGTCTGCTGACCCCGACCACCGGCACGCTGCGGGTCTTCGGCCAGGCGCCCTCCGCGCCCGCCGCCCGCGAGCGCGTCGCCTTCGTCGCCCAGGACAAGCCGCTCTACCCGCGCTTCTCCGTCGCCGACACGCTGCGCCTGGGCCGGGAGCTCAACCCCCGCTGGGACCAGAAGGCCGCCGAACGGGTGGTGGAGGAGGCCGAGGTTCCGCTGTCCGCCCGCGTCGGCTCGCTCTCCGGCGGCCAGCGCACCTGTGTGGCCCTCGCCCTCGCCCTCGGCAAACGCGCCGATCTGCTCCTGCTGGACGAGCCGATGTCCGATCAGGACCCGCTGCGCCGCCACCGGATGATGGGCGTGCTGATGGCCGAGGCCGCCGAGCGCGGCACCGGCGTGGTCATCTCCACCCATGTGCTCGCCGAACTCGACGGAGTCTGCGACTACCTGCTGCTGATGGGCGGCGGCCGGATCCGCCTGGCGGGCGGGACGGACGAGATCCAGGCCGCCCACCGCCTCGTCACCGGCCCGAGCGCGACCGGCGGCGGAACACCGGCCGCGCTCGCCCGCCACACCGTGGTCGAGACCCGTACGACAGGCCGTCAGCTCACCGCGCTGATACGCCCCGAGGGCACCCCGAGCGGGGACGGCTGGATCGTCACCGAACCCTCCCTCGAAGAGGTCCTGCTCGGCTATCTGCGCGCTCCCGACGCCCCGCCGCTGCTCGCGGACGACACGCGGACGGCCGGTACGGAGGTGGGGGCATGA
- a CDS encoding GntR family transcriptional regulator, protein MVEYRIDRRSGIATYLQIVQQTKQALRLGLLQPGDRLPTAREVVAATAINPNTVLKAYRELEREGLVEPRPGLGTFVRRSLARPGAAADSPLRAELADWTDRARAAGLDREDVTALVASVLEERFGETATLSESGHEEDGENG, encoded by the coding sequence ATGGTCGAGTACCGCATCGACCGGCGCAGCGGCATCGCCACCTATCTGCAGATCGTCCAGCAGACCAAACAGGCGCTCCGCCTCGGACTGCTGCAGCCCGGGGACCGGCTGCCCACGGCCAGGGAGGTCGTCGCGGCCACCGCCATCAACCCCAACACCGTCCTGAAGGCATACCGCGAGCTGGAGCGCGAAGGGCTGGTCGAGCCCCGGCCGGGCCTGGGCACCTTCGTCCGCCGGTCGCTGGCCCGGCCCGGCGCCGCCGCGGACTCACCGCTGCGCGCGGAGCTCGCCGACTGGACCGACCGGGCCCGCGCCGCCGGGCTCGACCGCGAGGACGTGACGGCGCTGGTGGCCTCGGTCCTCGAAGAGCGTTTCGGCGAGACCGCCACCCTCAGCGAGAGTGGCCATGAGGAAGACGGTGAGAACGGGTGA